One genomic segment of Suricata suricatta isolate VVHF042 chromosome 16, meerkat_22Aug2017_6uvM2_HiC, whole genome shotgun sequence includes these proteins:
- the KCNK6 gene encoding potassium channel subfamily K member 6 gives AYAVYLVLGALLVARLERPHEARLRAELETLREELLRRSPCVAAPALDAFVERVLAAGRLGRAALANASGPANNSDPAWDFASALFFASTLVTTVGYGYTTPLTDAGKAFSIAFALLGVPATMLLLTSSAQRLMLLVTHAPLSRLAVRWGWGLRRMACWHLVVLLGVVVTTCFLVPAAIFAHLEEGWSFLDAFYFCFISLSTIGLGDYVPGEAPGQPYRALYKVLVTAYLFLGLVAMMLVLQTFRYVSDLHGFTELILLPSSCPASSREDEDDQADIVNPQPDPHQQLAAGSRADYASIPR, from the exons GCGTACGCCGTGTACCTGGTGCTGGGCGCGCTGCTGGTGGCGCGGCTGGAGCGGCCGCACGAAGCTCGCCTCCGGGCCGAGCTGGAGACGCTGCGCGAGGAGCTGCTGCGGCGCAGCCCGTGTGTGGCCGCCCCCGCCCTGGACGCCTTCGTGGAGAGGGTGCTGGCGGCCGGACGGCTGGGGCGCGCCGCTCTCGCCAACGCTTCGGGGCCCGCCAACAACTCCGACCCCGCCTGGGACTTTGCCTCGGCTCTCTTCTTCGCCAGCACGCTGGTCACCACCGTGG GCTATGGGTACACGACGCCGCTGACCGATGCAGGCAAGGCCTTCTCCATTGCCTTCGCGCTCCTGGGTGTGCCAGCCACCATGCTGCTGCTGACCTCCTCGGCCCAGCGCCTGATGCTGCTTGTGACCCACGCACCCCTCTCCCGGCTGGCCGTGCGCTGGGGCTGGGGCCTCCGGCGGATGGCCTGCTGGCACCTGGTGGTCCTGCTGGGAGTCGTAGTGACTACCTGCTTCCTGGTGCCAGCTGCCATCTTTGCGCACCTCGAGGAGGGCTGGAGCTTCCTGGATGCCTTCTACTTTTGCTTCATCTCTCTGTCCACCATCGGCCTGGGTGACTATGTGCCTGGAGAGGCCCCGGGCCAGCCCTACCGGGCCCTTTACAAGGTGCTGGTCACAG CCTACCTCTTCCTGGGCCTGGTCGCCATGATGCTCGTGCTGCAGACTTTCCGCTACGTGTCCGACCTTCATGGCTTCACGGAGCTCATCCTGTTGCCCAGTTCGTGTCCTGCCAGCTCCAGAGAGGATGAGGACGATCAGGCGGACATAGTGAACCCCCAGCCGGATCCGCACCAGCAGCTGGCCGCCGGCTCGCGCGCCGACTATGCCTCCATCCCCAGGTAG
- the CATSPERG gene encoding LOW QUALITY PROTEIN: cation channel sperm-associated protein subunit gamma (The sequence of the model RefSeq protein was modified relative to this genomic sequence to represent the inferred CDS: inserted 1 base in 1 codon), whose protein sequence is MEKGREKREWSETVSRLWGWVRIEKGLTGKVAPEWNEKKVQGHKKARSEGKARGEERSRGKERISKRGGRGSRRGRGDGQAQAEQLSKDKGRGRVDKGRVXEVGRVGEQERDQAGKQRQEHGSSHVARCPAMYPAGPAWRQCQMLRALWPLLAVLLAPWRLWAEEYIPECTWQVFLVKFNNVGKDDVSDRFFDPEPRRKLDSVFNRLGDSPTDHIEKYLGFPYYLKINYSCGPESSEAQVRKGYLTGLKPVVLVTFQSPVNFHRWRVEQLQIEMEGAPVRSKKPCDAELCAMSWYMPMPMKNGSVVMQVDVSSNGLGPFIQSKRFYVNINGFLWRQQGNTLQFSVGNEIFNPKPRYFVNIPSRPLWHTVNQAPVLILGGIPDEKSILLTDTSFKDSVLLELNLDVCWEGSSYCPQARLTTTICDAIATETMLFIRQNQMVYSFTGTYITLHESNRGSETWVRELNKECIKKLCPVYSHSNGSEYIMALAAGKREGYVHFGTIRDGRVSFELLPRQRSVCQEIQVINCSIIWAVFIADDFDLLLLVEFEDPTRKYFQVVSYDPVRNDLHVLYTTPEFIPDAQGLEFLVIMGTESYTNVPMVPKGMFYNQHSNLLYIWGNFLLQSYNNENFIYLADFPKEHSIKYLVNSFRGDMAMVTETEEIWYLQEGSYRMYKLFPSMGWETHVSLQAMQQSPAYAPNETMVTLFYEDNKLYQLVYLMNGQQGHLVKRHVPVAQLLRYQQVASHHYLERKGGYLTLSFRNFCPFTAMHLWDLPKPQMYSRQERYRAPPPRILDSSGFHDENSLAVYQGLIHYVLYLHSQYHKPYVDREQEFIGRMWKDKRQYKDYYFYLASNFQTPGNIYIDMASYEKVYDLKAQSDLPERIYLDKGASYVFTVVLRVEKHSLELSPELVFTGEELRSKVYLGVMLADPDCIEAEVKQKVVISRNTVLFRVTLRDKSACFDQGLSGHHLMETSIVLKVAGSAGHCFQNTHQGLRMQGNLMITVLLGCPPGKRLAFDVNHTVHYNRLQNKHYFDCDKVDPEMPCFLYRDVFYPFFLIQDLVTGDSGSFQGSYVLKVVGGGPTLDTLREYSEEEVYHFNSPLDRTESLIWTTKNTTAPTDSAFTIMSNQSVGIRWLCLENSPCYDIIPHTFTSPEFFFKVLVSNRDVDRSTYCDYQLIFLLHIHGLPLSPKRALLIVTVSCCVFIGLVILYIIFCFLLPYLVNVWNRFRNRFRRSTSEPSSSYSDPSRIFSRASKTKSTASSRVALHGSSKVAEARPHAPEGNLKKEK, encoded by the exons ATGGAAAAGGGTCGTGAAAAGAGAGAGTGGAGTGAAACGGTGTCGCGTCTCTGGGGGTGGGTGAGGATAGAGAAAGGGCTGACCGGCAAGGTAGCGCCGGAGTGGAACGAGAAAAAGGTGCAGGGTCACAAGAAGGCGCGGAGCGAAGGAAAGGCCCGTGGCGAGGAGAGATCCCGAGGCAAAGAGAGGATCTCTAAGCGGGGTGGACGTGGTTCTAGGAGGGGGCGGGGCGACGGGCAGGCTCAAGCAGAACAGCTTTCCAAAGACAAGGGGAGAGGGCGGGTCGATAAGGGGCGGG GAGAAGTAGGAAGAGTCGGGGAACAGGAGCGGGACCAGGCGGGGAAGCAGAGACAAGAACACG GTTCGAGCCACGTTGCGCGCTGCCCCGCGATGTACCCTGCTGGCCCTGCTTGGCGACAATGCCAGATGCTGCGGGCGCTGTGGCCACTGCTGGCGGTGCTATTGGCACCGTGGAGGCTGTGGGCGGAGGAGTATATTCCGGAGTGCACCTGGCAGGTTTTTCTGGTCAAGTTCAATAATGTAGGCAAGGACGACGTGAGCGACCGTTTTTTCGATCCAGAGCCCCGGAGGAAGCTGGACAGTGTGTTCAACCGGCTGGGGGATTCACCCACCGACCATATTGAG AAATACCTAGGCTTCCCATACTACCTGAAGATCAACTACTCCTGCGGCCCCGAG TCCTCCGAGGCCCAGGTCCGCAAAGGCTACCTGACGGGGCTGAAGCCCGTGGTGCTGGTGACCTTCCAGTCCCCCGTCAACTTCCATCGCTGGCGGGTGGAGCAGCTGCAGATTGAGATGGAGGGAGCCCCCGTCCGCAGCAAAA AGCCATGCGACGCAGAGTTGTGTGCCATGAGCTGGTACATGCCCATGCCCATGAAGAATGGCAGTGTGGTCATGCAGGTGGACGTCAGCAGCAATGGCCTGGGGCCCTTCATTCAAAGCAAAAG GTTTTATGTGAACATCAACGGCTTCCTGTGGAGACAGCAAGGCAACACGCTGCAGTTCTCGGTGGGAAATGAG aTCTTCAATCCGAAACCCCGGTACTTCGTCAACATCCCGTCGAGGCCCCTGTGGCACACTGTGAACCAGGCACCTGTGCTCATCCTGGGTGGCATTCCCGATGAGAAGTCCATCCTGCTGACTGACACCAGCTTCAAGGACTCCGTTCTCTTGGAG TTGAACCTGGACGTCTGCTGGGAAGGCTCCTCCTACTGCCCTCAGGCCAGGCTCACTACCACCATCTGTGACGCCATTGCCACCGAGACCATGCTCTTCATTAGGCAGAACCAGATGGTCTACTCTTTTACGGGCACCTACATCACCCTCCACGAGAGCAACCGAGGCAGTG AGACCTGGGTTCGTGAGTTGAACAAGGAATGCATCAAGAAGCTGTGCCCCGTGTATTCCCATAGCAACGGCTCTGAGTATATCATGGCCCTGGCTGCGGGCAAGCGGGAAGGCTATGTCCATTTTGGGACCATCAGAG ATGGCCGCGTGTCCTTCGAGTTGCTGCCCAGGCAGCGGTCTGTGTGCCAAGAGATACAAG TTATCAACTGCTCCATAATTTGGGCCGTATTCATTGCTGACGACTTCGATCTCCTGCTGCTGGTGGAGTTCGAAGACCCCACCCGGAAGTATTTCCAGGTGGTCAGCTACGACCCGG TCCGTAATGACCTGCACGTTCTCTACACCACCCCGGAATTCATCCCTGACG ctcaaggcctggagttTCTGGTGATCATGGGAACAGAGTCTTACACCAACGTCCCGATGGTCCCCAAGGGCATGTTCTACAACCAGCATAGCAACCTGCTGTATATCTGGGGCAACTTCCTCCTGCAGAG CTACAACAATGAAAACTTCATCTACCTGGCGGACTTCCCCAAGGAGCACTCCATTAAGTACCTGGTCAACTCGTTCCGTGGGGACATGGCTATGGTCACCGAGACTGAGGAG ATCTGGTACCTCCAGGAAGGCAGCTACCGGATGTACAAGCTCTTCCCGTCCATGGGCTGGGAGACGCACGTCAGCCTGCAGGCGATGCAACAGTCCCCTGCCTACGCCCCCAATGAGACCATGGTCACCCTCTTCTACGAAGACAACAAATTGTACCAG CTGGTGTATCTGATGAACGGGCAGCAAGGTCACCTTGTCAAGAGGCATGTGCCCGTGGCGCAGCTCCTGAGGTACCAGCAGGTCGCCAGCCACCACTACTTGGAACGGAAAGG GGGCTACCTGACGCTGTCCTTCCGCAACTTCTGCCCGTTCACGGCCATGCACCTGTGGGACCTGCCCAAGCCGCAAATGTACTCCCGCCAGGAGCGCTACCGGGCGCCCCCCCCGCGCATCCTGGACTCCTCGGGCTTCCACGACGAGAACTCGCTCGCAGTCTACCAGGGGCTCATCCATTACGTGCTTTATTTGCACTCCCAGTACCACAAG CCGTACGTGGACCGTGAGCAGGAGTTCATCGGGCGCATGTGGAAGGACAAGAGACAGTACAAG GATTACTACTTCTACCTGGCGAGCAACTTCCAGACCCCGGGTAACATATACATTGACATGGCCAGCTACGAGAAGGTCTACGACCTCAAGGCCCAGTCCGACCTGCCCGAGCGCATCTACCTGGACAAGGGCGCCAGCTACGTCTTCACGGTCGTCCTGAGGGTCGAAAAGCATTCGTTGGAGTTGTCACCGGAGCTCG TGTTCACGGGTGAAGAGCTGAGGAGCAAAGTGTATCTGGGCGTGATGCTGGCCGACCCGGACTGCATTGAGGCGGAGGTGAAACAGAAGGTCGTCATTAGTCGCAACACGGTGCTTTTCAGG GTTACGCTCCGTGATAAATCGGCTTGCTTTGACCAGGGCCTTAGTGGACATCACCTCATGGAGACCTCCATCGTGCTCAAG GTGGCGGGCTCGGCCGGGCATTGCTTCCAGAACACACACCAGGGACTCCGCATGCAG GGCAACCTGATGATCACAGTGCTTCTCGGCTGCCCCCCGGGCAAGCGCCTGGCCTTCGACGTCAACCACACGGTACATTACAACCGGCTGCAGAACAAACACTACTTCGACTGCGACAAGGTGGACCCCGAGATGCCCTGCTTCTTGTACCGAGACG TCTTCTACCCTTTCTTCTTGATCCAAGATTTGGTGACGGGAGATTCGGGCAGTTTTCAGGGCAG CTATGTGCTGAAGGTTGTAGGTGGTGGGCCCACCCTGGACACCCTCAGGGAATACAGCGAGGAGGAGGTTTACCACTTCAACAGCCCCTTGGACAG GACGGAAAGCCTCATCTGGACCACCAAGAACACAACGGCCCCCACCGACTCGGCCTTCACCATCATGTCCAACCAGAGCGTGGGCATCAG GTGGCTGTGTCTGGAGAACTCCCCCTGCTACGACATCATTCCCCACACATTCACCTCCCCGGAGTTCTTTTTCAAGGTGTTGGTGAGCAACAG AGACGTGGACAGGAGCACGTACTGTGACTACCAGCTCATCTTCCTGCTGCATATCCATGGGCTGCCGCTCAGTCCCAAGCGGGCCCTCCTCATTGTCACG GTGTCCTGCTGCGTGTTTATTGGCCTGGTGATTCTCTACATCATCTTCTGCTTCCTGTTGCCTTATCTGGTGAACGTCTGGAACCGCTTCCGCAACCGCTTCCGCAGGAGCACGTCAGAGCCCTCCTCCTCTTACAGTGACCCCTCTAGGATTTTCAGCAGGGCATCTAAGACCAAATCCACGGCCAGCTCCAGAGTCGCCCTCCATGGCAGTTCCAAAGTGGCAGAGGCGAGGCCACATGCACCTGAGGGGAATTTGAAGAAAGAGAAGTAG